The following proteins are co-located in the Aquarana catesbeiana isolate 2022-GZ linkage group LG02, ASM4218655v1, whole genome shotgun sequence genome:
- the LOC141130154 gene encoding uncharacterized protein codes for MDLLLLLLLVTGGQSALTGGSSVTVVQHPPELYLSEGQTAWISCNISSTKEFQIVHHYWHMNGPKNALVNTSRITVTPLSLTISSVTPRDSGLYVCSFLDIMLDSYQGNGTHLLVTVTPAMTLREDTENHLLICQAERFYPPDLNISWRVQPEGNQTLEDLMENEDGTFTKTSRLTITEEMQGESVSCHLYHTMFNTTLHRHVSLTDPRIRLYQQLLPCRVLLVFILISGLASIMVYDRLQRRASKS; via the exons GACAATCAGCACTCACAGGAGGCAGCTCGGTGACAGTGGTCCAACATCCTCCTGAGCTTTACCTATCAGAGGGTCAAACTGCCTGGATCTCCTGTAATATCAGTAGCACCAAAGAATTCCAGATTGTACATCACTACTGGCACATGAATGGACCCAAGAATGCCTTGGTGAACACATCGAGAATCACCGTCACACCTCTCTCTCTAACCATCTCCTCCGTCACTCCCAGAGACTCAGGACTTTATGTCTGCTCATTCTTGGATATCATGCTAGATTCCTACCAGGGCAATGGGACGCATCTGCTGGTGACAG TAACCCCAGCAATGACCCTGAGAGAAGACACCGAGAATCATCTTCTGATCTGCCAGGCAGAGAGGTTTTACCCTCCAGATCTAAACATTTCCTGGAGAGTCCAGCCAGAGGGTAACCAAACCCTGGAGGACCTGATGGAGAACGAGGATGGAACCTTCACCAAGACATCCAGACTGACCATCACAGAGGAGATGCAAGGAGAGAGCGTCAGCTGTCACCTATATCATACCATGTTCAATACGACCCTCCACCGGCATG TTTCACTCACAGATCCTCGAATTCGCCTGTATCAGCAGTTGCTCCCTTGTCGGGTCCTTCTGGTGTTTATATTAATATCAGGTCTAGCATCCATCATGGTGTATGACCGCCTCCAGAGAAGG GCTTCCAAAAGCTAG